A part of Fimbriiglobus ruber genomic DNA contains:
- a CDS encoding protein kinase domain-containing protein, with the protein MRPPPPSSQKMPTLGFIAEVGAVPYPGYRLLRLRGRGAFASVFESETPTGGRMAIKFMSSASATSTSRELRSLQAIQTLEHPNLLRIRQVWSLPGTIAIAMDLADASLLDLFTLYVEEFDRMIEPEKLCLHFYQAAQALDFLNARVHRIDGKLVGLQHGDIKPNNILLIDNEARLADYGLATPTSSATVPCPRHGTAEYCPPEVFQGFLSERSDQFSLAVSYFVLRTGAFPYPQPPTAPGQLKNYVRPEPELSLLPEAERPILARALSPIPQNRFPCCIEFMAAILKTMGLKAKTDSAGKARFIPASEPSQSQVKAQMFR; encoded by the coding sequence TTGCGACCACCGCCCCCGTCCTCTCAAAAAATGCCCACTCTCGGCTTCATCGCGGAAGTCGGAGCGGTGCCGTACCCCGGCTACCGGTTGCTTCGGCTCCGCGGCAGAGGTGCGTTCGCGTCCGTTTTCGAGTCCGAGACGCCGACCGGCGGGCGGATGGCGATCAAGTTCATGTCAAGCGCGAGCGCGACCTCGACGTCGCGGGAACTCCGCTCCCTGCAAGCCATTCAGACGCTCGAACACCCGAACCTGCTCCGTATCCGCCAGGTCTGGTCGCTCCCCGGCACGATCGCGATCGCGATGGACCTCGCGGACGCGTCGTTGCTCGACCTCTTCACACTGTACGTGGAAGAGTTCGACCGGATGATCGAGCCGGAAAAGCTCTGCTTGCACTTTTATCAGGCGGCCCAGGCACTCGACTTCCTGAACGCCCGGGTCCACCGGATCGACGGCAAACTGGTCGGCCTCCAGCACGGCGACATCAAGCCGAACAACATCCTGCTCATCGACAACGAAGCCCGGCTGGCCGACTACGGGCTCGCGACACCGACGTCCAGCGCGACGGTCCCTTGCCCGCGGCACGGGACGGCCGAGTATTGCCCGCCCGAGGTGTTCCAGGGCTTCCTGTCCGAGCGGAGCGACCAGTTCAGCCTGGCGGTCTCGTACTTCGTCCTGCGCACGGGCGCGTTCCCGTACCCGCAGCCGCCGACGGCGCCGGGCCAGCTGAAGAATTACGTCCGCCCGGAACCGGAACTGTCCCTGTTGCCCGAGGCCGAGCGGCCGATCCTGGCCCGCGCGCTCTCGCCGATTCCCCAGAATCGCTTCCCGTGCTGCATCGAATTTATGGCGGCCATCCTGAAGACGATGGGGTTAAAGGCGAAGACCGATTCGGCCGGTAAAGCCCGGTTCATACCGGCCTCGGAGCCGTCCCAATCTCAGGTGAAAGCGCAGATGTTCCGATAG
- a CDS encoding NUDIX hydrolase: MPFTPILATLGYIFSPDGREVLLIHRNARTNDPHFGKYNGLGGKLERDEDVVAGFHREIREEAGISCDELNLAGTISWPGFGKNGEDWFGFIFRVTHWSGTPFASNPEGALEWVPVERVMTLPLWDGDRFFLPLVFDPAAPAFHGVMPYQGGRPICWSYSTLPR, translated from the coding sequence ATGCCTTTCACCCCCATCCTCGCCACCCTCGGGTACATCTTCTCGCCGGACGGCCGCGAGGTGCTGCTCATTCATCGCAACGCCCGAACGAACGACCCACATTTCGGGAAGTACAACGGCCTGGGTGGGAAACTGGAGCGGGACGAAGACGTGGTCGCCGGGTTCCACCGCGAGATCCGCGAGGAGGCCGGGATTTCCTGCGACGAGCTGAATCTGGCCGGGACGATCAGCTGGCCCGGGTTCGGGAAAAACGGCGAGGACTGGTTCGGCTTCATCTTTCGCGTGACACACTGGAGCGGAACACCGTTTGCGAGCAATCCGGAGGGCGCTCTGGAATGGGTGCCGGTCGAACGGGTTATGACACTTCCATTGTGGGACGGCGATCGGTTCTTTCTCCCACTCGTGTTCGACCCGGCCGCACCGGCGTTTCACGGCGTCATGCCGTACCAGGGCGGCCGACCGATTTGCTGGTCGTATTCGACTTTGCCACGGTAA
- a CDS encoding WD40 repeat domain-containing protein, with protein sequence MLLLDGHTSTVTALAFSPDGELLASGGRDGALYLHDGFGGRFPAIPPAGGTAVHNAAFAPNGRRLAVGLSNTWQVFEGTDGGGWQAAAGLTEPKETTAVGFLNDDTLLVGTGDRTRQVPGALELWTLSTRKRRNPRFPEGGGVRSIAAHPASKTLAWANGTRRVTVTMIEKPDKIEHNLAHTAASISFHPNGEFLAVSQEWGAKVLDLARRQERLHLKGHKGIVPCVAYSPDGRTLATGSWDGTVRFWDAGTGTETACFQWGIGKVFALAYSPDGLRVAAGGDRGTVMLWDVG encoded by the coding sequence ATGCTTTTACTCGACGGCCACACTTCGACCGTAACCGCGCTCGCGTTCTCCCCGGACGGGGAATTGCTGGCGAGCGGCGGACGCGACGGTGCGCTCTACCTCCACGACGGCTTCGGCGGCCGATTCCCGGCCATCCCGCCCGCGGGCGGCACAGCCGTCCACAACGCGGCGTTCGCCCCGAACGGCCGCCGACTCGCGGTCGGCTTGAGCAATACGTGGCAAGTCTTCGAGGGGACGGACGGCGGCGGGTGGCAGGCGGCGGCCGGGCTGACTGAGCCGAAGGAGACAACGGCGGTCGGGTTCCTCAACGACGACACGCTGCTGGTCGGGACGGGCGACCGGACGCGGCAGGTGCCGGGCGCCCTGGAATTATGGACGCTGTCGACCCGCAAGCGGCGGAACCCGCGGTTCCCCGAGGGCGGCGGGGTGCGGTCGATCGCGGCCCACCCGGCGTCGAAGACGCTGGCGTGGGCGAACGGCACCCGGCGGGTGACGGTGACGATGATCGAAAAGCCAGACAAGATCGAGCACAACCTCGCGCACACGGCCGCCAGCATCTCGTTCCACCCGAACGGCGAATTTCTGGCCGTGTCGCAGGAGTGGGGCGCGAAGGTTCTCGACCTCGCCCGGCGACAGGAACGCCTCCACCTCAAGGGTCACAAGGGGATTGTGCCCTGTGTCGCGTATAGCCCGGACGGCCGAACGCTCGCGACCGGCAGCTGGGACGGCACGGTCCGCTTCTGGGACGCCGGGACCGGCACCGAGACGGCGTGTTTCCAGTGGGGGATCGGGAAGGTGTTCGCGCTGGCGTACTCGCCCGACGGCCTCCGCGTCGCGGCCGGCGGCGACCGCGGGACGGTCATGTTGTGGGACGTGGGGTGA
- a CDS encoding IS5 family transposase: MDATVRKPYPTDLTDLQWEIIQVVLPAARPGGRPRSVDLREVLNAIVYVNRSGCQWSMLPHDFPAKSTVYEYFAQWRDDGTWQELLDVLREGYREVHAPSHERTPSAASIDSQSVKGTEHAGGNGYDAGKKIQGRKRSIVVDTLGLLMVVAVTAGHVDDAAAAPTVLESLDRDAYPRLKVVWADGKYHNHALNGWKDGHPELGWELVIVRRPDGVKGFTLLPKRWVVERTFGWLGRARRLSRNYERLNSSSESMIRVRSIQLILNRMDPQERYPPFKYRVASK; the protein is encoded by the coding sequence ATGGATGCGACCGTTCGCAAACCGTATCCGACCGATTTGACCGACCTCCAATGGGAGATCATCCAGGTCGTCCTGCCGGCCGCCCGACCCGGAGGACGCCCCCGGTCGGTGGACCTCCGGGAGGTGCTGAACGCGATCGTGTACGTGAACCGGTCGGGGTGTCAGTGGTCGATGCTCCCGCACGACTTCCCGGCCAAGAGTACGGTGTACGAATACTTCGCCCAGTGGCGGGACGATGGCACCTGGCAAGAACTCCTGGATGTCCTCCGGGAGGGGTATCGGGAAGTCCACGCCCCGAGTCACGAGCGGACCCCGAGTGCCGCGAGCATCGACAGCCAGTCGGTCAAAGGGACCGAACACGCGGGCGGGAACGGGTACGATGCGGGCAAGAAAATCCAGGGCCGGAAGCGGTCGATCGTGGTCGATACGCTGGGCCTGCTGATGGTCGTGGCGGTGACCGCCGGGCACGTCGACGACGCGGCCGCGGCCCCCACCGTACTCGAATCCTTGGACCGTGACGCGTACCCGCGATTGAAGGTCGTGTGGGCCGACGGGAAGTACCACAACCATGCCCTGAACGGGTGGAAAGACGGCCACCCGGAACTCGGATGGGAACTCGTCATCGTCCGCCGACCGGACGGGGTAAAGGGGTTCACCCTGTTACCCAAGCGGTGGGTCGTCGAGCGGACGTTCGGGTGGCTCGGGCGGGCCCGGCGGTTAAGTCGTAATTATGAGCGACTGAATAGTTCCAGCGAATCCATGATTCGTGTGCGGTCAATCCAGCTGATCCTCAATCGCATGGATCCACAAGAGCGTTATCCCCCGTTTAAATATAGAGTTGCATCAAAATAG
- a CDS encoding tetratricopeptide repeat protein produces MEIPAAELGRIRELYNQGRYRQALAVGEPFGPVRTWPGPAARLMAGRLAIQLGAPRIGRSLHVAAFRESPAHLEAVYYHARYRLERFGPLSCWWFLRGHRDWSDAAPDLRGDWVAVHALCAARVRDFDRAERYLAQADGIAPDRAWLYVERSSVLELADRVDEGLTAARRSLDLHPWFRPGVQSAAHLLQRAGRHEEAIELLTEAVDHLESGVVAAQLAALQLELGRHHDAARSLDRYADLSPLMEPEVAKWLAARRADVTYLFGDYTAAAAHARQADDDFYTGFAGRLEATALPPPGAPSPRVVLPIDLAPAATAHDLLARFWGIDVPRPPADAPLVLDGLPDAADRRRFERAGWVTREFTLDLDAAATLVGRGVPFFVTFVEAGFGQHRLVVGADRVRGTVFVADGTDRRPAEAPITVLTTRYRAFGPRCFVAVPPAEANRLDGLTLPASAEYDRLHAILIALTDHEFATAKGLVDALRAEAPDDRLTKFAAVAWGRSTGHPVLLHDALTALLADYPHDSTLVLAKTAILRDLGRANERRAILEAEVAAGAGGDTTGGREGRGGAEPLLMQSLAQMLITDPDAQDLADRLLRRSVRVRPHAAAGYYLLASQRWERQQFADAVDLYRFAACLDDREEQFAEAYTRAVRVTGQAPEALRLFQQRTTRTPFPDPAAVRALYNALQDRDEPEQAVAALGKAIETLRNAVEAGPPTDKGTPPEPANARAALADLLLFRAEAHAGAGRHEAATADLAAARPLSGAAVWHRLAGRVARIRPDFRAALGHLRDLLALDPLSADGHRLAAGLLADTEGRAAARQYLDGVAGRYPFYYPLVKLRAEFLYADPDEDAVAATRALLDLCPHDAWAARQLALVFADRKRHDEALAAVKVAGAHEPDHPSHAAVLAHVHRRADRVDEALAALRDGIRKFPDHELAIFELVQQSRGLKEKKAALRFVAELLHARPHTGDGLLAYFHQSTQTFEQFSDVIDPDEFEKFRGELDRFADERPDLWQAWSVAAQGLVMAQRADEAVTLAREATDRFPLVARVWIDLAEACRAADREEERVEALRGAVAAAPGWAPAVHELAEALGEADDDDGAVRALEALIPRAPVDALAHWSLSERLWQAGRSRDALDRAKMAVRHDPGHDPRAETAWSAVVAWSDRLDAPEEAVELARALTIDRAGDPRAWLRLARCLYEPALATEALSALDKAVALDPRNVEAHDMRAERLAAAGRYEEALAAARPPVLATELPIVLQGRAAWVEARRGNYAAAIPPMQALVAVDPEYVWGWQQLAEWYNDTGRPENYLEAASELVRLRPEHPMSLTMRGEAKLQTGDRDGGKADLRDALHVHPGYSQAAVILFDACLADRETREARSALAVLQEHLAGPEVLVKQLQFAARTGDADGAARAFAELCEMPGEGPPVFLQMGLAEMHSADWGERAAEVLRAAWSGTDEDGTGKGTEFNPWAPIYWLETPDGEAAEPDEKLAACDAVVAAYPTFTPGHDRRAEQLAEMGRFKDAAAACEPPGVGPPIPIALRGRAAWIEAQRGDRSRAIDLMRQLVTDEPDYGWGWRQLMQWYDALGRQRDCLEAADNLVRLSPDDPAARAVRGEARRVLGDHRGAAEDFRAAFDLDPTFDAAGLQLIASQLATDDLNGAARTLALVREHADGTLVTLRAVQVAARKGNLDTARTEFRALTADSGAPRGVLRDAVAAFAAAGWEAEADEELAAAAQRDDASPTTAGLWAERLVEADQAWKVADGLSGIVALNRSAAREAVLTYLSGMAASGRAETVTATAQRYEELLREDDESWARAGTILVETRNFPMAAAWLSDWRTRADCRAWMLVPLAAAFRALHQDDRAEAVARDGIELAGDGLVPADFRAWLALSAAVAGDAATAAAHLAPVDQLGLPDGVKLVLAMAEAVLMVQTADAADKVKAFEEAKDHLRSAAGACAPKDLPPAAARWYRKTIARLSTDVGTWGAKAWALWQAVKPWVREG; encoded by the coding sequence ATGGAAATCCCCGCGGCGGAACTCGGGCGCATCCGGGAACTGTACAACCAGGGCCGGTACCGCCAGGCGCTCGCGGTGGGGGAACCGTTCGGGCCAGTCCGGACGTGGCCGGGGCCGGCGGCCCGACTCATGGCCGGGCGGCTCGCGATCCAGCTCGGGGCCCCCCGGATCGGGCGGAGCCTGCACGTCGCCGCGTTCCGCGAGAGCCCGGCCCACCTCGAAGCCGTTTACTACCACGCCCGGTACCGCCTCGAACGGTTCGGCCCGCTGTCGTGCTGGTGGTTCCTGCGCGGCCACCGGGACTGGTCCGACGCCGCGCCCGACCTCCGCGGTGACTGGGTCGCCGTCCACGCCCTGTGTGCCGCCCGCGTCCGGGACTTCGACCGGGCCGAGCGGTACCTCGCCCAGGCGGACGGCATCGCCCCCGACCGCGCCTGGCTGTACGTCGAACGGTCCTCGGTCCTGGAACTGGCGGACCGAGTGGATGAGGGACTGACCGCCGCCCGCCGGTCGCTCGACCTGCACCCCTGGTTTCGCCCCGGCGTCCAGTCGGCCGCCCACCTGCTCCAGCGGGCGGGCCGCCACGAGGAGGCGATCGAACTCCTGACCGAAGCCGTCGACCACCTGGAGAGCGGGGTCGTCGCGGCCCAGCTCGCGGCCCTCCAACTCGAACTCGGCCGCCACCACGACGCGGCGCGGAGCCTGGACCGATACGCGGACCTCTCTCCGCTGATGGAACCGGAGGTGGCGAAGTGGCTCGCCGCCCGCCGCGCGGACGTGACGTACCTGTTCGGCGACTACACCGCGGCCGCGGCCCACGCCCGCCAAGCCGACGACGACTTTTACACGGGCTTCGCCGGCCGCCTGGAGGCGACCGCCCTGCCCCCGCCGGGCGCCCCCTCTCCTCGTGTCGTTCTCCCGATCGACCTGGCGCCGGCCGCGACCGCGCACGACTTGCTCGCCCGCTTCTGGGGGATCGACGTGCCCCGTCCGCCCGCGGACGCCCCGCTGGTTTTGGACGGGCTGCCCGACGCGGCCGACCGCCGGCGGTTCGAGCGGGCCGGCTGGGTCACCCGCGAATTCACGCTCGACCTGGACGCCGCGGCTACCTTAGTCGGCCGCGGCGTGCCGTTCTTCGTCACGTTCGTCGAGGCCGGGTTCGGTCAACACCGGCTCGTCGTCGGGGCCGACCGCGTCCGCGGCACGGTCTTCGTCGCCGACGGCACCGACCGCCGCCCGGCGGAGGCGCCGATCACGGTCTTGACCACACGATACCGGGCGTTCGGCCCGCGGTGTTTCGTCGCGGTCCCGCCCGCCGAAGCTAACCGGCTCGATGGCCTTACGCTCCCGGCGTCGGCCGAGTACGACCGGCTGCACGCCATCTTGATCGCGCTCACGGACCACGAATTCGCGACCGCGAAGGGGCTGGTCGACGCGCTTCGGGCCGAGGCGCCCGACGACCGCTTGACGAAGTTCGCGGCGGTCGCGTGGGGGCGGTCGACCGGCCACCCTGTTTTGCTTCACGACGCGCTGACCGCCCTGCTGGCCGATTACCCGCACGACTCGACCCTTGTGTTGGCGAAAACGGCGATCCTGCGCGACCTCGGGCGGGCAAACGAACGGCGGGCCATTCTGGAAGCCGAAGTCGCTGCCGGGGCGGGCGGCGATACGACCGGCGGGCGGGAAGGCCGGGGCGGGGCCGAGCCCCTGCTCATGCAGTCGCTCGCCCAGATGTTGATCACCGACCCGGACGCCCAAGACCTGGCGGACCGGCTGCTCCGCCGGTCGGTCCGCGTCCGCCCGCACGCGGCGGCGGGATACTACCTGCTCGCTTCTCAAAGGTGGGAGCGGCAGCAGTTCGCGGACGCCGTCGACCTGTACCGCTTCGCCGCTTGCTTGGACGACCGGGAGGAACAGTTCGCCGAGGCGTACACCCGCGCGGTCCGCGTGACCGGCCAGGCCCCCGAGGCGCTGCGGCTGTTCCAACAGCGGACGACCCGCACCCCGTTCCCGGACCCGGCGGCCGTCCGCGCACTGTACAACGCGCTGCAGGACCGGGACGAGCCCGAACAGGCGGTCGCCGCGCTCGGCAAGGCGATTGAAACCCTGCGGAATGCCGTCGAAGCGGGGCCGCCTACCGACAAGGGCACGCCGCCCGAGCCCGCGAACGCCCGCGCCGCGCTCGCCGACCTGCTCCTGTTCCGCGCCGAAGCGCACGCCGGGGCTGGTCGACACGAGGCGGCGACGGCTGACCTCGCGGCCGCCCGCCCGCTCTCCGGGGCAGCCGTGTGGCACCGGCTCGCGGGCCGCGTCGCCCGCATCCGGCCGGACTTCCGCGCCGCCCTCGGGCACCTCCGCGACCTGCTCGCGCTCGACCCACTTTCTGCCGACGGCCACCGGCTCGCGGCCGGACTGCTGGCCGACACCGAGGGCCGGGCGGCCGCGCGGCAATATTTGGACGGAGTCGCGGGCCGGTACCCGTTCTATTACCCGCTCGTCAAGCTCCGGGCCGAGTTCCTGTACGCCGACCCGGACGAGGACGCGGTGGCGGCCACCCGGGCGCTGCTCGACCTCTGCCCGCACGACGCCTGGGCCGCCCGGCAGCTCGCGCTCGTGTTCGCGGACCGCAAGCGGCACGACGAGGCGCTGGCGGCCGTCAAAGTGGCGGGAGCCCACGAGCCCGACCACCCGTCGCACGCCGCCGTCCTCGCGCACGTCCACCGGCGGGCGGACCGGGTCGACGAGGCGCTCGCGGCCCTCCGGGACGGCATCCGTAAGTTCCCCGACCACGAACTCGCCATCTTCGAACTGGTCCAGCAGAGCCGCGGGTTAAAGGAAAAGAAGGCGGCCCTGCGGTTCGTCGCCGAACTGCTGCACGCCCGGCCGCACACCGGCGACGGGTTGCTCGCGTACTTCCACCAGTCGACGCAGACGTTCGAGCAATTCTCGGACGTCATCGACCCGGACGAGTTCGAGAAGTTCCGCGGGGAACTCGACCGCTTCGCGGACGAGCGGCCGGACCTCTGGCAGGCGTGGTCGGTGGCCGCGCAGGGGCTGGTCATGGCCCAGCGGGCGGACGAGGCGGTCACCCTGGCCCGGGAAGCGACCGACCGGTTCCCGCTGGTCGCCCGCGTCTGGATCGACCTGGCCGAGGCGTGTCGGGCGGCGGACCGGGAGGAGGAACGGGTCGAGGCGCTGCGGGGGGCCGTGGCCGCGGCCCCCGGGTGGGCCCCGGCGGTCCACGAGCTGGCCGAAGCCCTGGGCGAAGCCGACGACGACGACGGGGCCGTCCGCGCGCTCGAAGCGCTGATCCCGCGGGCGCCGGTCGACGCGCTCGCGCACTGGTCGCTGTCCGAGCGGCTGTGGCAGGCCGGGCGGTCGCGGGACGCCCTCGACCGGGCCAAGATGGCCGTCCGCCACGACCCCGGGCACGACCCCCGGGCCGAGACGGCGTGGAGCGCGGTGGTCGCGTGGTCGGACCGCCTGGACGCCCCCGAGGAGGCGGTCGAACTGGCCCGCGCGTTGACCATCGACCGGGCCGGCGACCCGCGGGCGTGGTTGCGGCTGGCCCGCTGCCTCTACGAGCCGGCGCTGGCGACGGAAGCTCTTTCGGCCCTCGACAAGGCGGTCGCGCTCGACCCCCGGAACGTCGAGGCGCACGACATGCGGGCCGAGCGACTGGCCGCGGCCGGGCGGTACGAGGAGGCGCTGGCGGCCGCCCGCCCGCCGGTCCTGGCCACCGAACTACCGATCGTCCTCCAGGGCCGGGCGGCGTGGGTCGAGGCCCGCCGCGGGAACTACGCGGCCGCCATCCCGCCGATGCAGGCGCTCGTGGCCGTCGACCCGGAGTACGTCTGGGGCTGGCAGCAACTCGCCGAGTGGTACAACGACACCGGCCGCCCGGAGAACTACCTGGAGGCCGCGTCCGAACTGGTCCGCCTGCGGCCCGAACACCCGATGTCGCTCACGATGCGGGGCGAGGCCAAGCTCCAGACGGGCGACCGGGACGGCGGGAAGGCCGACCTGCGGGACGCCCTGCACGTCCACCCGGGCTACTCGCAGGCCGCCGTGATCCTGTTCGACGCCTGCCTGGCGGACAGGGAAACGCGGGAGGCGCGGTCGGCCCTGGCCGTCCTGCAGGAACACCTCGCCGGACCCGAAGTATTAGTGAAACAGCTCCAGTTCGCCGCCCGGACCGGGGACGCGGACGGGGCTGCCCGGGCATTCGCCGAATTGTGCGAGATGCCCGGCGAGGGGCCGCCGGTGTTCCTCCAGATGGGCTTGGCCGAGATGCACTCGGCCGACTGGGGCGAGCGAGCCGCGGAAGTTCTCCGGGCGGCCTGGAGCGGAACCGACGAAGACGGAACGGGCAAAGGCACCGAGTTCAACCCGTGGGCGCCGATTTACTGGCTGGAGACGCCGGACGGCGAGGCCGCCGAGCCCGACGAGAAACTGGCCGCGTGCGACGCCGTGGTGGCCGCCTACCCGACGTTCACCCCCGGGCACGACCGGCGGGCCGAGCAGCTCGCGGAAATGGGCCGGTTCAAGGACGCCGCGGCCGCCTGTGAGCCGCCGGGCGTCGGTCCCCCGATCCCGATCGCCCTCCGCGGGCGGGCGGCGTGGATCGAGGCGCAGCGTGGCGACCGCTCGCGGGCAATCGACCTGATGCGACAGCTCGTGACCGACGAACCGGACTACGGGTGGGGCTGGCGGCAGCTTATGCAGTGGTACGACGCCCTCGGCCGGCAGCGCGACTGCCTGGAGGCGGCCGACAACCTCGTCCGCCTGTCGCCCGACGACCCGGCCGCGCGGGCGGTCCGGGGCGAAGCCCGGCGCGTCCTCGGCGACCACCGCGGCGCGGCCGAGGACTTCCGCGCCGCCTTCGACCTCGACCCCACGTTCGACGCCGCCGGCCTCCAGCTCATCGCGTCCCAGCTGGCGACCGACGACCTGAACGGGGCCGCCCGGACGCTGGCACTCGTCCGCGAGCACGCGGACGGGACGCTCGTGACGCTTCGGGCGGTCCAGGTGGCCGCCCGTAAAGGAAATCTCGACACCGCCCGGACCGAGTTCCGCGCGCTGACGGCCGACTCGGGGGCGCCGCGGGGCGTCTTGCGGGACGCGGTCGCGGCGTTCGCGGCCGCCGGATGGGAGGCCGAGGCGGACGAGGAACTCGCGGCCGCGGCCCAGCGCGACGACGCCTCGCCGACGACCGCCGGCCTCTGGGCCGAACGGCTCGTCGAGGCGGACCAGGCGTGGAAGGTGGCGGACGGCCTCTCGGGGATCGTCGCCCTGAACCGCTCGGCCGCACGGGAAGCGGTCCTGACGTACCTGTCGGGGATGGCCGCCTCGGGCCGTGCGGAAACGGTCACGGCGACCGCCCAGCGGTACGAGGAGCTGTTGCGGGAGGACGACGAATCGTGGGCGCGGGCCGGGACGATCCTGGTCGAAACGCGGAATTTCCCGATGGCCGCGGCTTGGTTGTCCGACTGGCGGACCCGGGCGGACTGCCGGGCTTGGATGCTCGTCCCGCTGGCCGCCGCCTTTCGTGCCCTCCACCAGGACGACCGTGCCGAGGCGGTCGCCCGCGACGGCATCGAGTTGGCCGGCGACGGTCTCGTGCCCGCCGACTTCCGCGCGTGGCTAGCCCTCTCCGCGGCCGTCGCCGGGGACGCGGCGACTGCGGCCGCCCACCTCGCCCCGGTCGACCAGCTCGGCCTGCCGGACGGGGTCAAGCTGGTGCTGGCGATGGCCGAAGCCGTGCTGATGGTCCAGACGGCCGATGCCGCCGACAAAGTGAAAGCGTTCGAGGAGGCGAAGGACCACCTCCGCAGCGCCGCCGGCGCGTGCGCCCCGAAGGATCTGCCGCCCGCGGCCGCCCGCTGGTACCGCAAGACGATCGCCCGTCTGTCGACCGACGTGGGCACCTGGGGGGCGAAGGCGTGGGCGCTGTGGCAGGCGGTCAAGCCGTGGGTGCGGGAGGGGTGA
- a CDS encoding FHA domain-containing protein — protein MPTSPWLTLRQAREALGTGQPDEAHRLLEPLVAEGYRKAVRLTRDVAKAYRARAERVLRADQPEPAWRDLLAAETLNTGDAGLTDLRTTLTRLGLAECRAALEAGRPVHVIETAARLADRGVRHPDLPVMREVAGEWILASEQADRGDFLLAKDTLGRARARAVSVPTTGLDQFLATLDRRHERFRIAVGNLNDACDAGRWGDALRLADAVVAAAPDHRDARDHRARAWAALQSPAAPAAETPAEWAAPDETVPLILAGADGPLRRPAPRAGGGGRAKGNGEDAAVTKTWTGVPSQSGGPSDPGADTTPAPLPKRFLLWIDGAGQFLVCMNPRVTFGQAGAGGPIDIPVHAELARLHAEVFRDGEGYVLESANDAQVNGAATSRAVLRTGDRISLGPSCQLVFHRPVPISPSARLEIASGHRLSVAVDGVLLMAEALILGPGPQVHAALPDAPGNVVLYRSKDGLGVRCPGAFSIDNRPCRDRAPLPLPSVVATDTFTFAVEPVGPRL, from the coding sequence ATGCCGACTTCACCCTGGCTGACGCTCCGGCAGGCCCGCGAGGCCCTGGGCACCGGTCAGCCCGACGAGGCCCACCGGTTGCTCGAACCCCTCGTCGCCGAGGGCTACCGGAAAGCCGTCCGGCTCACCCGCGACGTAGCCAAGGCGTACCGCGCCCGGGCCGAGCGGGTGCTGCGGGCCGACCAACCCGAACCGGCGTGGCGCGACCTGCTCGCGGCCGAAACCTTGAACACCGGGGACGCCGGCCTCACCGACCTGCGGACCACGCTCACGCGGCTCGGGCTGGCCGAGTGCCGGGCAGCACTGGAGGCGGGCCGCCCGGTCCACGTCATTGAGACGGCCGCCCGGCTCGCGGACCGCGGCGTCCGCCACCCCGACCTGCCGGTCATGCGCGAGGTCGCCGGGGAGTGGATTCTGGCGTCCGAACAGGCCGACCGGGGCGACTTCCTGCTGGCCAAGGACACGCTCGGGCGGGCGCGGGCCCGGGCGGTCTCAGTCCCGACCACCGGCCTCGACCAGTTTCTCGCGACGCTCGACCGCCGGCACGAGCGGTTCCGCATCGCCGTCGGGAATTTGAACGACGCCTGTGACGCCGGCCGGTGGGGCGACGCCCTGCGGCTGGCGGACGCGGTGGTCGCGGCCGCCCCCGACCACCGGGACGCCCGCGACCACCGCGCGCGGGCGTGGGCCGCGCTGCAGTCGCCGGCCGCGCCCGCGGCCGAGACGCCGGCCGAATGGGCCGCGCCGGACGAGACGGTCCCGCTCATACTGGCCGGCGCGGACGGCCCGTTGCGGAGGCCGGCGCCGCGGGCCGGCGGGGGCGGACGGGCCAAGGGAAACGGCGAGGACGCCGCGGTCACGAAAACGTGGACTGGCGTCCCTTCACAGTCCGGCGGCCCGTCCGACCCGGGAGCCGATACCACGCCCGCGCCTTTGCCGAAGCGATTCTTGCTCTGGATCGACGGCGCGGGCCAGTTCCTCGTCTGCATGAACCCGCGGGTCACGTTCGGGCAGGCCGGGGCCGGTGGGCCGATCGACATTCCGGTCCACGCCGAACTCGCCCGGCTCCACGCCGAGGTGTTTCGGGACGGGGAAGGGTACGTGTTGGAGTCCGCGAACGACGCCCAGGTGAACGGGGCGGCCACCTCGCGGGCGGTCTTGCGGACCGGCGACCGGATCTCGCTCGGGCCGTCGTGTCAGCTCGTGTTCCACCGGCCGGTCCCGATCAGCCCGTCCGCCCGCCTGGAGATAGCCAGCGGGCACCGGCTGTCGGTGGCCGTGGACGGCGTTCTATTAATGGCGGAAGCCCTGATCCTCGGCCCCGGCCCCCAGGTCCACGCCGCCTTGCCGGACGCGCCGGGGAACGTGGTACTCTACCGCTCCAAGGACGGCCTCGGGGTCCGGTGCCCCGGGGCGTTCTCGATCGACAACCGCCCGTGCCGGGACCGGGCGCCACTGCCGCTCCCGAGCGTGGTGGCCACGGACACGTTCACGTTCGCCGTCGAGCCGGTCGGTCCGCGGTTGTAA